One part of the Schistocerca piceifrons isolate TAMUIC-IGC-003096 chromosome 2, iqSchPice1.1, whole genome shotgun sequence genome encodes these proteins:
- the LOC124775370 gene encoding 52 kDa repressor of the inhibitor of the protein kinase-like has product MCDETADVTTKERMTFCIRYIEIEGFVTKEDFLGFTELKSNTGTSVAEAIDEELKTLGLNYQYLCGQGYDDGSNMAGRFKGVRALILSKQPLGIYTHCFSHSLNLCVSKSCDTPIIRSMMGVVRSVSTFLTASANRNSSIEEAISRLPFTESKKTKLKAIWPTRWVERHDTLITFKELLVPIVTLLDELSSSHETNAETASKTCMFSSAVRRGDFVVALATAAYCFSLTLKLSEQLQSPNMDLTAALNHVNDVLEVFNNIRTDSEIESEVFLKTLLNWQKILEV; this is encoded by the coding sequence ATGTGTGATGAAACAGCTGATGTCACCACTAAGGAACGCATGACATTTTGTATTAGGTACATTGAAATAGAGGGCTTTGTTACCAAAGAAGACTTTCTGGGTTTTACAGAGCTTAAATCAAATACTGGCACTTCAGTTGCAGAAGCCATCGATGAAGAACTCAAGACACTGGGGCTGAACTATCAATATCTTTGTGGCCAGGGCTATGATGACGGCTCAAACATGGCTGGGAGATTTAAAGGAGTTCGAGCTCTTATTTTAAGTAAACAACCGTTGGGTATTTATACCCACTGTTTTAGCCACTCTTTGAACTTGTGCGTTTCTAAGTCTTGTGATACTCCAATAATCAGAAGTATGATGGGAGTTGTACGATCAGTTTCAACATTCTTGACTGCCTCTGCAAACAGAAACAGTTCCATAGAGGAAGCTATATCACGACTACCGTTCACAGagtcaaagaaaacaaagttgaaggCAATATGGCCAACAAGATGGGTGGAAAGACACGATACCCTTATTACTTTCAAGGAGTTATTGGTCCCGATAGTGACCTTGCTTGACGAACTTTCAAGTAGTCATGAAACCAATGCAGAAACGGCTAGTAAAACTTGTATGTTTAGTTCTGCTGTCCGAAGAGGAGACTTCGTAGTAGCTTTAGCAACTGCAGCATATTGCTTCTCTTTAACTCTAAAACTAAGCGAACAGCTCCAAAGTCCTAATATGGATTTAACAGCTGCCTTAAATCATGTCAATGATGTGCTTGAGGTGTTCAACAATATAAGGACGGATTCGGAAATAGAATCGGAAGTATTTTTGAAGACACTGTTAAACTGGCAGAAAATATTGGAAGTGTAA